A single region of the Triticum dicoccoides isolate Atlit2015 ecotype Zavitan chromosome 2B, WEW_v2.0, whole genome shotgun sequence genome encodes:
- the LOC119367600 gene encoding uncharacterized protein LOC119367600 isoform X1, with protein sequence MNGDTLLAMVSQELMERARGWDRLIPWTPEHVLFEDYLEYLTQYFHRNAPDNFNLHAAAYSCLEMEQKLSCAVGFTPNLAELSNRIKEEARSVTKSELESPVAAAAFLCIAEEAKLMSELMACEIKNREELDDFITDVLEDQPINFSNAVHRIVFNILTTYKGSCSEAVAASILAMRKEANILRELLKLDQNNMYRFARFNICESLRRSLRKFLIGIRDCNFPELPIPEPVMQSEKNHDMGSCPDGTVVIAVSSTPVTTSVTAPATAISCDNTLLAMVSRKHMVRFLGTMENTKEFEDVNDVPPLDIILYKDLMQSAWGWHRLLPWTPGYVPFKVYLNYCTEYLAEYNNRNTDGNLNLYAAACICLDMEKSIPAVGSTTSLVELSDNIKEKASSVTESDPESPVAAAGYMCIAEEAKLMSELLACEIKNREEDDFITEVLEDQLFNFSNAVCKIVFNILCTYKGPCPEAVAASMLGLKKEASIIRELLELNQNCMNRFVRLRICESLRRSSRQFLYGVRDCKFPELLASEPDKASALNDCEADHDNMSMESESSGEISGTTCIEVHSSHASDTSLRRGNEVGERLLTSEPEKASDVDDCEVDHDNKRRKVSNGKISVGEDATMA encoded by the exons ATGAACGGCGACACCTTGTTGGCGATGGTCAGCCAAG AGCTTATGGAACGCGCACGGGGCTGGGACAGGCTGATCCCCTGGACGCCTGAGCATGTTCTTTTCGAAGATTATTTGGAATATCTCACGCAGTACTTCCACCGTAATGCTCCTGATAATTTCAACCTGCATGCTGCAGCCTATAGT TGTCTGGAGATGGAGCAGAAGTTGAGTTGTGCAGTAGGCTTCACTCCTAACCTTGCTGAACTGAGCAACCGTATCAAGGAGGAAGCACGCAGTGTGACCAAATCAGAGCTTGAATCTCCTGTTGCAGCTGCTGCCTTTCTG TGTATTGCAGAAGAAGCCAAGTTGATGTCTGAGTTAATGGCATGTGAAATCAAGAACCGTGAAGAGCTTGATGATTTCATTACCGATGTGCTGGAAGATCAGCCGATCAACTTTAGCAATGCGGTCCATCGGATTGTATTTAATATTCTGACCACCTACAAAGGGTCTTGTTCTGAAGCTGTCGCTGCTTCCATATTG GCCATGAGAAAGGAAGCTAATATTCTACGTGAGTTGCTGAAGCTAGATCAGAACAACATGTACCGCTTTGCAAGGTTTAACATCTGTGAAAGTCTGCGGCGTTCTTTACGGAAATTTCTCATTGGCATTCGTGATTGCAACTTTCCAGA ATTGCCGATACCTGAGCCAGTTATGCAAAGTGAAAAAAATCATGATATGGGTTCGTGCCCTGATGGCACTGTTGTGATTGCGGTCTCTAGTACTCCCGTAACCACCAGCGTTACTGCTCCTGCTACTGCCATATCATG TGACAACACCTTGCTCGCAATGGTCAGCCGTAAACATATGGTCAGGTTTCTGGGGACTATGGAAAACACAAAGGAATTTGAAGATGTCAACGATGTGCCgccattggatatcatcctctACAAAG ATCTTATGCAATCCGCATGGGGTTGGCACAGGCTATTGCCCTGGACGCCTGGTTATGTTCCTTTTAAAGTCTATTTGAATTACTGCACTGAGTACCTTGCTGAGTACAACAACCGGAATACTGATGGTAATTTGAACCTTTATGCTGCAGCCTGTATT TGTCTGGATATGGAGAAGTCGATTCCTGCAGTGGGTTCCACAACTAGTCTTGTTGAACTGAGCGACAATATCAAGGAGAAAGCGAGCAGTGTGACCGAATCAGATCCTGAATCTCCTGTTGCAGCTGCTGGCTATATG TGTATTGCGGAAGAAGCCAAGTTAATGTCTGAGTTATTGGCATGTGAAATCAAGAACCGTGAGGAGGATGATTTCATTACCGAGGTGCTGGAGGATCAGTTGTTCAACTTTAGCAATGCGGTCTGTAAGATTGTGTTTAATATTCTGTGCACCTACAAAGGGCCTTGTccagaagctgttgctgcttcgatgttg GGGTTGAAAAAGGAGGCTAGTATCATAAGGGAGTTGTTGGAGCTGAATCAGAACTGCATGAACCGCTTTGTGAGGCTCCGCATCTGTGAGAGTCTACGGCGGTCTTCACGGCAATTTCTTTATGGCGTTCGCGATTGCAAGTTTCCAGA ATTGCTGGCATCTGAACCAGATAAGGCAAGTGCTCTGAATGATTGCGAAGCTGACCATGACAACATGAGTATGGAAAGTGAGAGCAGTGGAGAGATCAGTGGTACGACCT GCATTGAAGTGCACAGTTCTCATGCATCTGACACGAGTTTGAGGCGTGGAAATGAAGTTGGAGAAAG ATTGCTGACATCTGAACCGGAGAAGGCAAGTGATGTGGATGATTGCGAAGTTGACCACGACAACAAAAGACGGAAAGTGAGCAATGGAAAGATCAGTG tgggcgaagatgccaCAATGGCCTGA
- the LOC119367600 gene encoding uncharacterized protein LOC119367600 isoform X2, whose product MSELMACEIKNREELDDFITDVLEDQPINFSNAVHRIVFNILTTYKGSCSEAVAASILAMRKEANILRELLKLDQNNMYRFARFNICESLRRSLRKFLIGIRDCNFPELPIPEPVMQSEKNHDMGSCPDGTVVIAVSSTPVTTSVTAPATAISCDNTLLAMVSRKHMVRFLGTMENTKEFEDVNDVPPLDIILYKDLMQSAWGWHRLLPWTPGYVPFKVYLNYCTEYLAEYNNRNTDGNLNLYAAACICLDMEKSIPAVGSTTSLVELSDNIKEKASSVTESDPESPVAAAGYMCIAEEAKLMSELLACEIKNREEDDFITEVLEDQLFNFSNAVCKIVFNILCTYKGPCPEAVAASMLGLKKEASIIRELLELNQNCMNRFVRLRICESLRRSSRQFLYGVRDCKFPELLASEPDKASALNDCEADHDNMSMESESSGEISGTTCIEVHSSHASDTSLRRGNEVGERLLTSEPEKASDVDDCEVDHDNKRRKVSNGKISVGEDATMA is encoded by the exons ATGTCTGAGTTAATGGCATGTGAAATCAAGAACCGTGAAGAGCTTGATGATTTCATTACCGATGTGCTGGAAGATCAGCCGATCAACTTTAGCAATGCGGTCCATCGGATTGTATTTAATATTCTGACCACCTACAAAGGGTCTTGTTCTGAAGCTGTCGCTGCTTCCATATTG GCCATGAGAAAGGAAGCTAATATTCTACGTGAGTTGCTGAAGCTAGATCAGAACAACATGTACCGCTTTGCAAGGTTTAACATCTGTGAAAGTCTGCGGCGTTCTTTACGGAAATTTCTCATTGGCATTCGTGATTGCAACTTTCCAGA ATTGCCGATACCTGAGCCAGTTATGCAAAGTGAAAAAAATCATGATATGGGTTCGTGCCCTGATGGCACTGTTGTGATTGCGGTCTCTAGTACTCCCGTAACCACCAGCGTTACTGCTCCTGCTACTGCCATATCATG TGACAACACCTTGCTCGCAATGGTCAGCCGTAAACATATGGTCAGGTTTCTGGGGACTATGGAAAACACAAAGGAATTTGAAGATGTCAACGATGTGCCgccattggatatcatcctctACAAAG ATCTTATGCAATCCGCATGGGGTTGGCACAGGCTATTGCCCTGGACGCCTGGTTATGTTCCTTTTAAAGTCTATTTGAATTACTGCACTGAGTACCTTGCTGAGTACAACAACCGGAATACTGATGGTAATTTGAACCTTTATGCTGCAGCCTGTATT TGTCTGGATATGGAGAAGTCGATTCCTGCAGTGGGTTCCACAACTAGTCTTGTTGAACTGAGCGACAATATCAAGGAGAAAGCGAGCAGTGTGACCGAATCAGATCCTGAATCTCCTGTTGCAGCTGCTGGCTATATG TGTATTGCGGAAGAAGCCAAGTTAATGTCTGAGTTATTGGCATGTGAAATCAAGAACCGTGAGGAGGATGATTTCATTACCGAGGTGCTGGAGGATCAGTTGTTCAACTTTAGCAATGCGGTCTGTAAGATTGTGTTTAATATTCTGTGCACCTACAAAGGGCCTTGTccagaagctgttgctgcttcgatgttg GGGTTGAAAAAGGAGGCTAGTATCATAAGGGAGTTGTTGGAGCTGAATCAGAACTGCATGAACCGCTTTGTGAGGCTCCGCATCTGTGAGAGTCTACGGCGGTCTTCACGGCAATTTCTTTATGGCGTTCGCGATTGCAAGTTTCCAGA ATTGCTGGCATCTGAACCAGATAAGGCAAGTGCTCTGAATGATTGCGAAGCTGACCATGACAACATGAGTATGGAAAGTGAGAGCAGTGGAGAGATCAGTGGTACGACCT GCATTGAAGTGCACAGTTCTCATGCATCTGACACGAGTTTGAGGCGTGGAAATGAAGTTGGAGAAAG ATTGCTGACATCTGAACCGGAGAAGGCAAGTGATGTGGATGATTGCGAAGTTGACCACGACAACAAAAGACGGAAAGTGAGCAATGGAAAGATCAGTG tgggcgaagatgccaCAATGGCCTGA